Proteins encoded within one genomic window of Pseudalkalibacillus sp. SCS-8:
- a CDS encoding GNAT family protein, which yields MSSVHIKGDKVILRDLQDDDLDDLYYWNYEAADREHLKWNGPYYKRPAMEKEEFKKTLDDDFHRIATDQTRKLLVIEVDRRLIGTVNWYWEDEVTNWLSNGIVIFDSRYWSGGYGTEAFTLWTDYIFKNMDVVRVGISTWSGNDRMIRLARKIGMVEEGCIRKARIVDGEYFDAIKMGVLREEWNSAVIK from the coding sequence ATGTCATCGGTACATATTAAAGGTGATAAGGTCATATTAAGAGATTTACAGGATGATGATCTAGATGATCTCTATTACTGGAATTATGAAGCAGCAGACCGGGAACATCTTAAATGGAATGGACCCTATTACAAGAGACCTGCAATGGAAAAGGAAGAATTTAAGAAAACGCTAGATGATGACTTTCATAGAATTGCAACAGACCAAACTAGAAAGCTTTTAGTAATCGAGGTTGATCGTAGACTTATTGGTACCGTGAATTGGTATTGGGAAGATGAAGTGACCAATTGGCTCAGTAATGGAATCGTGATTTTTGATTCCAGATACTGGTCAGGAGGATACGGTACAGAAGCATTTACGCTCTGGACAGACTATATCTTTAAGAATATGGATGTTGTAAGGGTTGGCATTTCAACTTGGTCAGGGAATGACCGAATGATAAGATTAGCTCGAAAAATCGGAATGGTTGAAGAAGGGTGTATTCGAAAAGCTCGCATTGTAGATGGTGAATATTTCGATGCTATCAAGATGGGCGTACTCCGTGAAGAGTGGAATAGCGCTGTCATCAAATAA
- a CDS encoding VLRF1 family aeRF1-type release factor — protein sequence MRFSEKLSNLENKKAEGSQKILSVYLNTDRSRPDQQGGEWKIKLKNGLNKFEEYIEEMGDHDELKGYRELKDKVYNKITGRERDLKRSVVLFATPDESIWVMEDLQIPIETSFHWEDKPVLDQLKELQSNYPYSGIIVIHKEDATVLETEMGVLVDEYHYSFDPDIDDWREHQGPLAASISASETNKKDEFQDRFEENQKRWLKDLSSKITKKAKKNKWKETYLMGEKGYLNEFERHLPIKETKKTGKNPSRMDASKIIDQVIAG from the coding sequence ATGAGATTCTCCGAAAAACTAAGCAACCTAGAAAACAAAAAAGCTGAAGGTTCTCAGAAGATTTTATCCGTATACTTGAATACAGATCGAAGCCGACCGGATCAGCAAGGCGGCGAATGGAAAATTAAGTTGAAAAATGGATTGAACAAATTTGAGGAATATATTGAAGAAATGGGTGACCATGATGAATTGAAAGGTTACCGCGAATTAAAAGATAAAGTATACAACAAAATCACTGGGAGAGAGCGTGACTTGAAGCGAAGTGTCGTTCTCTTTGCGACCCCGGATGAAAGCATTTGGGTCATGGAAGATCTGCAAATCCCAATTGAAACGTCTTTCCACTGGGAAGACAAACCGGTATTGGACCAATTGAAAGAGCTACAATCCAACTATCCATACAGTGGAATCATCGTCATTCATAAAGAGGATGCAACTGTACTTGAGACGGAAATGGGTGTGTTAGTGGATGAATATCATTATTCATTCGACCCGGATATTGATGACTGGCGCGAGCATCAAGGACCATTAGCTGCTTCGATCTCCGCGTCAGAAACGAATAAAAAGGATGAATTCCAGGATCGTTTTGAAGAAAACCAAAAGCGCTGGTTAAAAGACTTAAGCTCTAAAATTACCAAGAAAGCAAAGAAAAACAAGTGGAAGGAAACCTATTTGATGGGTGAAAAAGGGTACTTGAATGAATTTGAGCGCCATCTTCCAATAAAAGAAACGAAGAAAACAGGTAAAAACCCTAGTCGTATGGATGCATCTAAAATCATTGACCAGGTGATTGCTGGATAA
- a CDS encoding L,D-transpeptidase, giving the protein MKKHQLKLFDHTKLLKTYPIAVGKMLTPTPTGEYTIINKQPNPGGPYGTMWMGLSRPHYGIHGTNNPSSIGKNVSKGCIRMYNKDVNELASLVPIGTNVWIHD; this is encoded by the coding sequence TTGAAAAAGCATCAGCTGAAACTGTTCGATCATACGAAACTTTTAAAAACCTACCCGATCGCAGTAGGGAAAATGCTGACGCCGACACCGACTGGAGAATATACAATTATCAATAAGCAGCCGAATCCTGGAGGACCATATGGGACGATGTGGATGGGGTTATCCAGGCCGCATTACGGTATCCATGGCACAAACAACCCAAGCTCTATCGGGAAAAATGTATCGAAGGGATGCATTCGTATGTACAACAAAGATGTGAACGAACTCGCAAGCCTAGTCCCAATCGGTACGAACGTCTGGATACACGATTAG
- the kynA gene encoding tryptophan 2,3-dioxygenase: MENHNGEGKEKYVTEKGIHTDFTKNMTYGEYLQLDRLLSSQTRLSGHHDEMLFIVIHQVSELWMKMILHELNAAIDSIQKSELQPAFKMLARVSKVQSQIIQAWDVLSTLTPSEYLEFRDSLGQASGFQSYQYRMIEFALGYKTPHVLEIYKKDPELHAKLKKAYEAPSIYDVAIQELSNAGFEINPKLLSRDFSETYEGDPSVKAAWVEVYRNVDQYWNLYQLAEKLVDIEDWLQQWRFRHMKTVERIIGHKMGTGGSSGVSYLKRVLDHRFFPELWDIRTEL; this comes from the coding sequence ATGGAGAACCATAACGGAGAAGGAAAAGAGAAGTATGTGACAGAAAAAGGAATCCACACGGATTTTACGAAAAACATGACCTATGGAGAATACTTGCAGCTTGATCGGCTCCTCTCTAGTCAGACGAGACTATCAGGCCATCATGATGAAATGCTCTTTATTGTCATTCATCAAGTGAGTGAACTTTGGATGAAGATGATTTTACATGAATTGAATGCTGCAATTGATTCAATCCAGAAGAGTGAATTACAGCCTGCCTTTAAAATGCTTGCACGCGTATCCAAGGTCCAATCACAAATCATCCAAGCTTGGGATGTCTTATCGACACTTACACCTTCAGAGTACCTTGAATTTCGAGATAGCCTTGGACAAGCATCGGGTTTTCAATCCTATCAATACCGCATGATTGAATTCGCACTCGGATACAAGACGCCTCACGTATTGGAAATCTATAAAAAAGATCCAGAGCTTCATGCAAAGTTAAAAAAGGCTTATGAAGCACCAAGTATTTATGATGTAGCGATCCAAGAACTCTCCAATGCTGGATTTGAAATTAACCCGAAGCTTTTAAGTCGGGATTTCTCTGAAACGTATGAAGGCGATCCATCAGTAAAAGCTGCATGGGTAGAGGTTTATCGAAACGTTGATCAATATTGGAATCTGTATCAGTTAGCAGAAAAACTCGTTGATATCGAGGATTGGCTCCAACAATGGCGATTCCGTCATATGAAAACAGTGGAGCGTATCATCGGCCATAAGATGGGCACAGGCGGTTCTTCAGGGGTATCTTATCTTAAGCGCGTTCTCGATCACCGTTTCTTCCCTGAGCTTTGGGACATTCGAACAGAACTTTAA
- the kynU gene encoding kynureninase — MGTQAFGASKEYASNLDQQDELAFFRDEFYTKQDSIYLIGNSLGLLSKRSEEALEAIKESWKEFGIDGWTEGEEPWFYLSEKLGEKSAPLVGAKPEEVIATGSTTVNLHQLIATFYKPEGKRTKILADELTFPSDIFALQSQLKLKGYDPEEHLIQVKSKDGRIIEEDDIIAAMKDDIALIMLPSVMYRSGQVLDMKRLTEEAKKRNIIVGFDLCHSIGALPHALSEWGVDFAFWCNYKYVNAGPGSVAGIYVNERHLGKAPGLAGWFSSDKTRQFDMDHQLTPADTAGAFQIGTPHMLSLAPLRGSLEIFAEAGIDRLRKKSLRLTQYMMDLVDQELKDYGFEIGNPREDHRRGGHVYLEHPEAARICKALKANKVIPDFRNPNGIRLTPAALYNSFEDVWHAIQTLKKIMEEEQYKQYENKRGVVA; from the coding sequence ATGGGTACGCAAGCGTTTGGTGCTTCTAAAGAGTATGCATCCAATCTGGATCAGCAGGATGAACTCGCCTTTTTCAGAGATGAATTTTATACGAAACAAGACTCGATCTATTTGATCGGTAATTCTCTCGGATTGTTATCTAAACGGTCAGAGGAAGCGCTTGAAGCGATTAAAGAATCATGGAAAGAATTCGGAATTGACGGTTGGACAGAAGGGGAAGAGCCTTGGTTTTATCTTTCTGAAAAGTTAGGGGAGAAATCAGCCCCTCTCGTTGGTGCGAAGCCTGAAGAGGTAATTGCAACAGGGTCTACGACTGTGAATTTGCACCAGCTGATTGCTACGTTCTATAAACCTGAAGGGAAGCGGACAAAAATACTGGCTGATGAACTGACGTTTCCTTCTGACATTTTCGCTCTCCAGAGTCAATTAAAGCTGAAAGGATATGATCCTGAAGAACACCTCATTCAAGTGAAAAGCAAGGACGGTAGAATAATAGAAGAAGACGATATCATTGCTGCGATGAAGGATGATATTGCCTTGATCATGCTTCCAAGTGTCATGTACCGAAGTGGACAGGTTCTCGATATGAAGAGATTGACGGAAGAAGCGAAAAAACGGAATATCATTGTCGGATTCGATCTCTGTCATTCAATCGGGGCTTTACCACATGCATTGAGTGAGTGGGGCGTGGACTTTGCATTCTGGTGCAATTATAAATATGTGAACGCAGGTCCGGGATCAGTTGCTGGAATTTACGTCAATGAAAGGCATCTTGGAAAAGCCCCGGGACTGGCGGGATGGTTCAGTTCAGACAAAACGAGACAGTTCGATATGGACCATCAATTGACACCTGCTGATACTGCAGGAGCATTTCAAATCGGTACCCCTCACATGTTGAGTCTTGCCCCCTTAAGGGGATCACTTGAGATTTTTGCCGAAGCCGGTATCGACCGTCTACGTAAGAAATCGCTGCGGCTCACCCAATACATGATGGATCTTGTTGATCAGGAACTGAAGGATTACGGATTTGAAATCGGAAATCCACGTGAAGATCATCGCCGAGGCGGGCATGTTTACTTGGAGCATCCTGAAGCAGCACGGATCTGCAAAGCCCTGAAAGCGAACAAGGTAATACCTGACTTCAGGAATCCGAATGGAATCCGTCTAACCCCAGCAGCGTTATATAATTCGTTTGAGGACGTATGGCATGCCATTCAAACATTGAAAAAAATCATGGAAGAAGAACAATATAAGCAATACGAAAATAAACGTGGCGTGGTCGCATAA
- a CDS encoding TetR/AcrR family transcriptional regulator yields the protein MPDKNQSLSSRQKKSIQTRENLLHAAKLTFMEYGFQKTTITQIIKQADTGYGTAYVHFKNKDEILIELIEDVMEQFYKIAELPFRPETGEEAARKIQKQVRMFLEMARKEQRMLSIVEEAIGQSEDVHNKWKEIREKFIDRISDDIRYSQQCGLAYQDVDAEMVSRGWFYSNEMYLWEIVRNTPVSIDKVVHNLTTMYVRGLYR from the coding sequence ATGCCAGATAAAAATCAATCGTTATCAAGCCGACAGAAGAAATCCATTCAAACACGTGAAAACCTCCTGCATGCAGCAAAGCTCACGTTCATGGAATACGGCTTTCAAAAAACGACCATCACCCAAATCATCAAACAAGCGGATACTGGATATGGAACAGCGTACGTACATTTTAAGAATAAGGACGAAATCCTGATTGAACTGATTGAAGACGTGATGGAACAATTTTATAAAATTGCGGAATTACCTTTTCGACCTGAAACAGGTGAAGAAGCTGCACGGAAGATTCAAAAACAAGTCCGTATGTTTCTTGAAATGGCAAGGAAAGAACAGCGGATGTTATCAATCGTTGAAGAAGCAATTGGGCAATCTGAAGATGTTCATAATAAATGGAAGGAGATCCGTGAAAAGTTTATTGATCGAATTTCAGATGACATTCGTTATTCGCAACAATGTGGACTTGCGTACCAGGATGTGGATGCCGAGATGGTCAGCCGAGGATGGTTCTACTCGAATGAAATGTATTTATGGGAGATTGTCCGAAATACCCCTGTTTCGATTGATAAGGTTGTACATAACCTAACAACAATGTACGTAAGGGGATTATACCGTTAA
- a CDS encoding DUF2254 domain-containing protein — protein MKKYFKMSKRQRWEEINATLWFTPGIYIFLSIILAVFTLLLDLKIDLSQYVNVKFTSEARLTRILVSTLIGGILTLSAFTFNSLLVVLTTFSGQFSPRMLLNFVSDKKTQHVLGIFNGSFIYVLTVFLFISNTDEERYIAIPLVTVFLAFLTAITFIYFINHATTWMQVHNITDNMKEITKRIINFSILKEVEPYRSTKDTKMDDKEYPKDGHPIDSKESGYIQLVNYVKLIEIASRDNVIVRFEYGVGEYVLEGAPVLTYWKEKETAINELEYLKTLEIGHKQTEIQDLEFGVNKLSEIAIKALGNNDPKTALNTIHQMSDLLTIIARYTHFSPFLIDKDENIRVILKEEDFEYYLYRGFAHIRHYADRNWVIITEILASLKSMARSMDKVFHKDLWNFAVQTVKGIEKYEIYHLDRKYLLQELSQLSIETDRENEYRELERAFDNK, from the coding sequence ATGAAAAAATATTTTAAAATGTCCAAGAGACAACGCTGGGAAGAAATCAATGCAACCTTATGGTTCACCCCTGGTATTTATATCTTTTTATCCATTATTTTAGCGGTCTTCACCTTACTGCTCGATTTAAAAATCGACCTTAGCCAGTATGTAAATGTGAAATTCACTTCTGAAGCACGACTGACTCGTATTCTTGTCAGTACGTTGATTGGCGGTATTTTAACGTTAAGTGCATTTACCTTCAACTCCTTGCTAGTCGTCCTCACGACGTTCAGCGGTCAATTCTCGCCGAGAATGCTTCTTAACTTCGTGTCCGATAAAAAGACTCAGCACGTACTCGGGATTTTCAACGGTAGCTTCATTTATGTATTGACCGTTTTCTTGTTCATCAGCAACACGGATGAGGAGCGTTATATTGCCATCCCTCTCGTCACCGTGTTTCTTGCGTTCTTGACAGCAATTACGTTCATTTACTTCATCAATCATGCTACCACCTGGATGCAAGTCCACAATATCACTGACAACATGAAAGAGATCACAAAACGGATCATCAATTTTTCCATATTAAAAGAAGTAGAACCGTATCGAAGCACCAAAGATACGAAGATGGATGACAAGGAATATCCGAAGGATGGACATCCAATCGATTCAAAGGAATCAGGTTATATCCAGCTCGTCAACTATGTCAAACTGATTGAAATTGCATCAAGGGATAATGTCATCGTTCGTTTTGAATATGGCGTCGGGGAATATGTGTTAGAAGGAGCTCCGGTGCTCACGTATTGGAAAGAAAAAGAAACGGCAATCAATGAACTTGAATATTTGAAAACCCTCGAAATCGGGCATAAACAAACCGAAATCCAAGACTTGGAGTTTGGCGTGAATAAACTGTCTGAGATTGCAATTAAAGCCTTGGGGAATAACGATCCGAAAACCGCTCTGAATACAATACACCAAATGTCCGATCTCTTGACCATCATTGCCCGATACACGCATTTTTCTCCATTTCTTATTGATAAGGATGAAAATATCCGTGTCATTCTGAAAGAGGAGGATTTCGAATACTACCTATATCGTGGCTTTGCCCATATCCGACACTACGCAGACAGGAATTGGGTAATCATAACAGAAATCTTAGCTTCATTGAAATCAATGGCGAGATCGATGGATAAAGTCTTCCATAAGGACTTATGGAACTTTGCCGTCCAAACCGTTAAAGGGATCGAAAAGTATGAAATCTATCACTTGGACCGAAAATATTTGCTTCAGGAACTCTCACAACTCTCCATTGAAACCGACAGAGAGAATGAGTACCGTGAGTTGGAAAGAGCATTTGATAACAAGTAA
- a CDS encoding lysine N(6)-hydroxylase/L-ornithine N(5)-oxygenase family protein: MEDHVYDLLGVGIGPFNLSLAALLEDRTEIDSLFFEQKSEFDWHPGMLIVGTRLQVPFMADLVTLADPTSKYSFLNYLANENRLYPFYFLQRLDIPRREYNDYCQWVARELDNCRFGKRVVELDFDEAEELYLVKVLDIHTEETTVYKGKNLVLGTGGVPAIPKTFRGFSNQDVFHTAEYLNRQDRCKEANSITVIGSGQSAAEVFRELLKDHMEHEYTLNWITRSQSFLTMEESKLSVEQFSPDYVNYFYEFPQQEKDEIFATQDLLYKGISSHTVTDIYNLLYENTVSRRKMKVRLQAMTEVTAIEEKSGSYELQCHQWQQDKDFSIDSEVVIIGTGYRPNVPSFINGLKDYISWDEKGRYEVESDYRLRMTVPNQVYVHSGISHSHGVGSTNLGLAVHRNKVIINHLTGEEIFPMYDKHVFQNFDADKFKQF, from the coding sequence ATGGAGGACCATGTATATGATTTATTAGGAGTAGGAATAGGACCATTCAATTTGAGTCTCGCTGCTTTACTTGAAGATCGCACTGAGATTGATTCGCTTTTTTTCGAACAAAAGTCAGAGTTTGATTGGCATCCCGGCATGTTGATTGTCGGAACGAGGCTTCAAGTACCGTTCATGGCTGATCTTGTTACATTGGCGGATCCGACAAGTAAATATAGCTTTTTGAACTATCTGGCGAATGAAAATCGCTTGTATCCTTTTTATTTCTTACAAAGATTAGATATTCCAAGACGTGAATACAATGACTATTGTCAATGGGTTGCACGTGAACTGGACAATTGCCGTTTTGGAAAAAGAGTGGTGGAATTGGATTTTGATGAAGCCGAAGAGCTCTACTTAGTGAAGGTACTTGATATACATACGGAGGAAACAACGGTTTATAAAGGTAAAAACCTCGTGTTAGGTACAGGAGGAGTACCAGCAATTCCAAAGACGTTTCGCGGTTTTTCAAACCAGGATGTTTTTCATACGGCAGAATACCTTAACCGACAAGATCGTTGTAAAGAAGCCAATTCCATTACCGTCATCGGATCTGGTCAAAGTGCAGCAGAGGTGTTTCGGGAGCTGCTGAAAGATCATATGGAACACGAGTATACCCTGAACTGGATTACTCGGTCTCAAAGCTTTCTGACGATGGAAGAATCGAAGCTGAGTGTCGAGCAATTTTCGCCGGACTATGTGAATTACTTTTATGAGTTTCCACAGCAAGAGAAAGACGAAATCTTTGCGACGCAGGACCTTTTGTATAAGGGAATCAGCTCACATACGGTAACGGATATTTATAACCTGCTTTATGAAAATACTGTTTCTCGCAGAAAAATGAAAGTACGTTTGCAAGCGATGACAGAAGTGACGGCTATTGAAGAGAAGAGTGGATCCTATGAGTTGCAATGTCATCAATGGCAGCAGGACAAGGATTTCTCGATTGATAGTGAAGTCGTCATCATCGGAACAGGGTATCGACCAAATGTCCCGTCGTTCATCAATGGTTTGAAAGACTATATTTCATGGGATGAAAAAGGAAGATATGAAGTAGAATCCGATTACCGTTTACGAATGACTGTTCCAAATCAAGTTTATGTTCATAGCGGAATTTCACATTCTCATGGTGTCGGCTCAACCAATTTAGGATTAGCCGTTCATCGGAATAAAGTGATCATCAACCATCTTACAGGCGAAGAGATCTTCCCGATGTATGACAAACATGTTTTCCAGAATTTCGATGCTGACAAATTCAAACAGTTTTAA
- a CDS encoding aspartate aminotransferase family protein, producing MVHQVDQSKDILKKDDQYVWHSMKPYNPEATMVVSSSKGAWVTDINGEKYLDAMAGLWCVNVGYGRTELADAAYEQLKEMAYFPLTHSHVPAVDLAEKLNEMLGGDYVIFFSNSGSEANETAFKIARQYHQQRGEQNRYKFISRYRAYHGNTMGSLAATGQAQRKFKYEPLAPGFIHVSPPDSYRMKDADLENAHEMACVQEVDRTMTWELSDTIAAMIMEPIITGGGILMPPEGYMKAVKEICEKHGALMIVDEVICGFGRTGKPFGFMNYDVQPDIITMAKGITSGYLPLSATAVKKEIYEAFKGSEEYDYLRHINTFGGNPAACALALKNIEIMENENLFDRSKELGERLLNELSTRLQNHPFVGDVRGKGLLVGIELVKDKKTKEPLEANRLNEVMAACKKNKLLIGKNGATVDGYNNVLALSPPLNLEEEDLDFIIQTVTNALNDLTK from the coding sequence ATGGTTCATCAAGTCGATCAATCGAAGGATATCTTAAAAAAGGATGATCAGTATGTCTGGCATTCTATGAAACCGTACAATCCTGAAGCTACGATGGTTGTATCGAGCTCAAAAGGAGCTTGGGTGACGGATATCAACGGCGAAAAATATTTAGATGCGATGGCTGGTTTATGGTGTGTCAATGTCGGATATGGCCGGACAGAATTAGCGGATGCTGCATATGAGCAGTTGAAGGAAATGGCTTATTTTCCTCTAACTCATAGTCATGTTCCAGCAGTCGATCTAGCTGAGAAGTTAAATGAGATGCTCGGCGGGGACTATGTAATCTTCTTTTCCAACAGTGGTTCGGAAGCAAATGAAACTGCCTTTAAGATTGCACGTCAATATCATCAACAACGTGGGGAACAGAACCGATATAAGTTCATTTCACGTTACCGTGCGTATCATGGAAATACGATGGGATCGCTTGCGGCAACAGGGCAAGCTCAACGAAAATTCAAATACGAGCCTCTTGCACCGGGATTCATCCATGTCTCACCACCAGATTCGTATCGGATGAAGGATGCAGATTTGGAAAATGCCCATGAAATGGCATGTGTCCAAGAAGTCGATCGAACGATGACGTGGGAATTGAGTGACACGATTGCAGCGATGATCATGGAGCCGATTATTACTGGAGGCGGCATTCTCATGCCACCCGAGGGCTACATGAAGGCGGTAAAGGAGATCTGTGAAAAACACGGCGCACTTATGATCGTCGATGAGGTGATCTGTGGATTTGGAAGGACTGGAAAGCCTTTTGGCTTCATGAATTATGATGTCCAACCAGATATCATTACAATGGCGAAAGGGATTACCTCCGGTTACCTTCCGTTGTCAGCGACTGCAGTGAAGAAGGAAATCTATGAAGCATTTAAAGGATCCGAAGAATACGATTATTTACGTCATATCAACACATTTGGAGGGAATCCTGCTGCTTGTGCCCTCGCATTGAAGAACATTGAAATCATGGAAAATGAGAATCTTTTCGATCGATCGAAGGAGTTAGGTGAACGGCTGCTTAATGAATTGAGTACTCGACTTCAGAATCATCCATTTGTGGGAGATGTAAGAGGAAAAGGTCTTCTTGTCGGAATCGAGCTTGTAAAAGACAAGAAGACGAAAGAACCACTTGAAGCGAATCGTTTGAATGAAGTGATGGCCGCTTGTAAGAAAAACAAGCTTCTAATTGGTAAAAATGGTGCTACGGTCGACGGATATAACAATGTGCTCGCACTTTCTCCACCATTGAATCTTGAAGAGGAAGACCTCGATTTCATCATCCAGACAGTAACAAATGCGTTGAATGATCTTACAAAATAA